The Nostoc cf. commune SO-36 genomic sequence ACTAGAGAGTCTTGTAAGCGCTCTTTAGCTTCATCACCACTGGCAAATCCCACTGGAGTCGCAATTATTAAAGCAGGTCTAATTTCCTCAGCTTCAATTAAATCTACAAGTGCTGTTAGTGCTGTCTGCGCTTGGCCAATCACAAAAATGCCCTCTGGATACCGCTTTGCTAAGGTTTCTATTCCCCACGCAGCCCGAGTTTTTTCTTTTTGCGGGCGTGTTAAAGCTTCCATGCTGCAATACACCGGATTAGCAAAGGTGTTTTGAATATCGTAAGCAATACCTACTTGTACCATTGGGACATCTACCACAATTGTGGTACGCGCGGCTAATGCTGCTGCTCCAGCTTGCAAGGCACGCTCAGAAAAGCGAATCAAAGACTTATACTCAAAGTCAGCCGTGGCGTAGATTATCCGACGCACAATTTCATACTCTGCGGGTGAAAAGACATGAGTGTCAATTTCACTATCAATGATTGCTAAACTTTGAGCATCGGTTACGTGCCATTCCATTTTTGTTGAGCTTCTCAAATATTAGCTTTCAGCTTATCAGCTTCAGAGAGTTAGGAGTTAGGAGTTATAAGTTAATTAAAAATTCCTAACTCCTAACTACTCACTCATAACTCATTACTGGAAGAAGACCGGCTGAAAACAGGAGATAGGTAGGCAACCAAGACACCAATAAGAAACCCAGAGATATTGCGAGTTAGAGGTAGCCAGTCGCTTGTGCGTGTCACCACTGGCCCAATACCGAAGGCAAGAAACAAAATTCCCCACAAAGGTGAGAAAATTAAAGCCCATTGCCAAGCAAAAATCTGTCCTTTTTCGCGGGGTTGAGCTGCAAATCCACAAATTATCCCACCAATAATTGAGCTAATCAAGGTGAGAATCCACTGCTCTCGTGGCAGTCCGGGGACTACATTGCAACCACCTTTGAGTAAACAGCCTTTAACCGATTCTAAGGCTTGCAGAATGGCTTGATCTTCGCCTTGTTCGCGGACAAAATACAAATTACCAAAACGGGTTTGCAGTTCTATCCAGAAAGTCCGGGGTAAAAGTTCATAAACAGCATCGCCGACACTAAAACTGAGGATGTTACCGCCACGAGAATCGGCAACTAGTAGAATGCTTTTGTCATCCAAACCCCAATATTTTATGACTGCGCGACCTGGGGTGCGGTCATACTGAGTCAATACTCGCAGTTTCCAGCCCGTATCAACTTCAAACTGCTCTAAATCTTTGACAAGCTTTTCTTCTTGCAAGACAGGAAGAGATTTTGCTAAGTCTACAACTGGGGTAAAGATGTTAGGGAGTAACTCAGGATTGTCATAAGCCAGTGCTGGGGGAGAATGCATCACCCAAATTGACCCAGCAAGAAAAAATACTGCAATAGATACTAGGATTCGTCGCCAAAAACAAGATTGCATGGACGTTTTTATACAAATATCAACGGTAGAAGTGAACTAGTTGTTTTAAAAGAGTGCTGTCAAAATGATAGTTCTTTACACTTGTTTACTTTACTCTAATCTCAGGGATCAAAGCAAAGGGTTTTTCGGGAGTGAGGAGTGAGGAGTGGAGTTTGCTCTAATTAAAGATAAAGAGCATTTTGTCAATAAGTTAAAATACTCAAAATATTCTTGATGAAAATGATAATAGTGGCTGGGTAGAAGAGGAGGAGGCAAGTGTCTCTCTTTTGCTCCTCTTTTTGGTTAGCCACAGCGAAGTTCCACATACAATAAAAGGGGAATGGTTGAAGTTGACAGATGACTAACAAAGAATTATTAATCCAAGAAATAGAAACTTTACCGCCGGAGTTGCTAACAGAAGCACTTGATTTAATACGTTCTATTAAAGTTAACTATACAAAAAAGGAGTTGGAGCTAGGTATGCTTAAACCTATCCCTCCTAGCGATTCTAGAAAAACTTCTAGTGAGAAAGAGCAACTTACATACCGTCCTGCTTCCGGGCGCTCCATTCTTCGTCATGCTGGCACTTGGGAAGGTGACGATTTTGAAGAATGCCTTCAAGCAGTATATGCTACCCGTGGTCAAGCTAAATTTGATGAAGAAAACTTATTTGAATAATGTATTTACTTGATACAAATCATTGTAGTGCAATTATTTTAGGCAAACCAGATGTTATCCGTCGTGTGAATGAAGTTGGAGAAAATAACATTGCTACTTGCGTAATTGTTCAGGGTGAACTGACATTCATGATGGAAAAATCTCAACGCAAGGAGAATAATCTAGTTCGCTTGACAGAATTTTTAGAAGATATTCGTACATACCATGTAACAGAAGAAATAGCAACAATTTACGGTCAAATTAAGGCAGTTTTATTCAATCGATTTGCACCCAAAGATAAAAACAAGCGGCGAAAAACTAAAATTGTTGATTTGGGTTTTGATGAAAACGACATTTGGATAGCTGCTATTGCACTGCAAAATAATTTAACTGTCGTTTCCAGTGATAGTGACTTTTTGCGGATTCAGCAGGTGAGAACCTTTTCGCTGTCATCTTGGGTTTGATTTGCAGCACCGCAACAAGGAAGATAAAATGCCCAACGCCCTTTTTTTGGTCAATCTCCGTCATCGAAATTAGTTTCCCAGCTAGCAGCGTCGCTGTAACTGTCATTAGCATGGTACACTTCTGCTTTGATCCGGCGATTTTCTTGCTTTAGCGCTTCTCGTTCTCGCAACGTTAGTGGTGGTTTTTCGCTACTTGGCAAGCGATCGCTTGTTCGTCTTACGGGTTTTTGGCGCGTGAAGTTTCTCCAAGCGGCTTTCACGCCAACAAAAATAGTACGTGTACCTACTTGCAGATTTTGAGCCTGAATTCTTGCAGTATCAAGACTTTTATCAACTTGTTTCACGACTTGAGTAGCACTTTTCACACCTTCACTGACATCATCAGTTAAGTCAGTGAGTTCTAAACCAGTGACGCGGATTGCTTCTAGAGTGGGTGGTAACTCCCGCGAGAGGGTATCAAATAGCTTTTCTGCACTGCGAGCCGCGCGTGCTAACTCCTGCAAAGCCGGTATTGCCGCCACTAAAACCGCAGTTAAGCTTGTGGCGACTAAAAGTAAGGAAAGTCCCAACCAAAACAGGGGTTCAATCACGGTTGTGTCATTTATGAGCGTTCTAATTGCTGAGGAAGGGAATCTGAGTCATCAACAGATGTTTGTCGCTTTAAGTCTTGACTTTCTCGCTGACTGGCATCTACACCTGCTGCGATCGCTTCGCGTAATCTGTCTAAAGTGTCATCCCAGTTTCGTAGTGCGCTAGCAGAAAGACGATCTGCTTGGATTTGCACACTCGTTGATAAATCTTCTGCCAATTCTGGGATAGCATTGGCAGATTTTTTCAAAATTTTACGCGTTTCGCGCCCTGTGCGTGGAGCCACGAGCAAACCGGTTAAAGCACCGATAGTAGCCCCCAGCATCAAACCGCCAATAAATACTCCAGAACGGTTATTAGACATCTTGTTGTTTTTCTCCTTACACCCATTTTAGGTGGGTTTTCTCCCCTTGCAAGACTTAACTGATTTTATCTAGTTAATCTATCCTGACAAAATATCAGCCAAAAATGTTGCTTTTATTCGTTAATATCAAAAGCATTAATTACTTATAATTTAGAACTCCCCTATCTCCCAAAGTTTTGATCCCTTAAATAAGCCTTCTGGAGGGCATCTAAGTGCCAAATGATGCTCTTTGTAAGAAGGGTATGGGAAGGCGGAGCGATGCCTGCGGCGGGCTACGCCTACGCTGTAAGCCAATCGAGCGAGATTTTGCTACGGGATTACCTCCGTGTCCCCGCGTCAGCCCCAATTATAAATGTTCAGGTTGACATGAACTTAACTCATTTTGCAACTGTTCTTTTCCCAGATATTAACCCTAGCTTAATAAAATAACGCTGCCAGATTTGCCGTGCTAGCAAAAGTAGACCGATAATTTGCCGCACTTGTTGAATTTGCATTTGTAGCGCTTGATTTTTCTGCCGTAAATTATAAATATTCTGCTGGCTGAGATAAATGTTTTCGGGTGCTTTATTCAATGCTGTACGGGTACAACTTTCATAGGCGGTTAACTTATCTGCTATGTATGCTAGCTGCTGCTTGAGTTGCCATACCCGCCAAACCACATAGAATAGCATCAGCGAAATTAGGGTGTTGACGAGGATAACTAAAATAACCATTGTTTATCTTCACCAATATTAACTTTGAGGAATTGTTCTATATACTTGATTTGGCCCTTATTTAAGGATGAAGAAACTAGAGGATAAAAATTATGTTAGAAAGTAAAGCTTTGATTCTGGCGATTACGAGTAGTTAGATGATGCTCTGAGCGCTATTGAAACGTTTACTAACTGAAAATTAGTGTAACAAAGGCTGATGCCTAAAAAATCGCCAATTTGCCAGTTTTGTAGCAAGGATATGTCCACACCTCGCAAAACCACAGCTACAATTGCCTTAGATTCACGACTTGGTTTGCGAAATCAGCCCGTATGCTCAATAAGCCCCATCATTACTATGTCCCATTCCTTAACCTGATAATTTGAGACAATTTGCAATTTGTTTGGTGTATAAGCACAATGGCATAGTCCCTTCAACAGACGGTCAGAGAACTACACTTATTGGAAGCTTCCCCAGCATCGCCTTTATTATTGTGCCCCTACCTCTACCAGTCTTCCAGCCTGTTGCAAGAAGTTAACTAATTTTATTTTGCTTTTTTTGGCTCTAAAAACCTCACTAGTGGCTTACCAACCAAAAATTGCTAGGTGTGGACTGGGGAAAGGGTGAAACGCAAAGGATAGGTTTATTACAGCAGTTTTCATGTATTTGAACCACACCTGTCGTAGGGGCGTAAAGCCTTGCGCCCCTACCGCGTGGATTTACCTAAAAATAGCTATAATTCCTCTTCTCTTAATCTTTAACCCGTTCTCAGCCGAAAGCTTCCCCGGAGTATTTCACTAATACTTAACCGATATGATAATCTTTTTTATACATCCAGTAGGAGATGAGGATGTCAAAAAAATCACCATTGAATAATTTCTTCCGAGCTATTTTTTGTTGCCTTGACGATTGGATTTGTTGGGTGCGGAAATCAAGCAGCAAGAACCACATTTATTGAGACTAGCACCCAGGTAAATGAAAATCTTCCTCAAGTGGTAGCGACTACAAGCGTATTGTGTGACTTAACCAGACAGGTTGCAGGAAATACAGTTAACCTTACCTGCTTAATTCCCCCTACTGCCAATCCGCAATTTTATAAACCAAAACAGGAAGATCGTAAAGCTATTGAGCAAGCTAATCTTATTCTTTATACTGGTTACAATTTTGAACCGAATCTGATCAAATTAATAAAAGCTACTAAAAACCCTGCACCGAAAATAGCCGTCGGTCAAGTTGCGGTATCGAAGCCACAAAAATTTCAGGTAGGCGGTAAGAATGTGACTGATCCTCACGTTTGGCACAATAGCAAAAATACTATCAGAATGGTGGAGGTAATTAATAGTAATCTGAGAAAATTAGAATCTAGTAATGCAGAGACTTATAGCCGCAATACTAAAAAAATTACAAATGAACTCACTCAACTAGATAAGTGGATTAAGTCAAGAATTGCCAGTATTCCTGCCAAAAAACGCAAGTTAGTTACAACCTCTGATGCCCTGGGTTATTACGCTAAAGCATACAGTATTTCATTAGCAGGGGGATTGCAAAGTATTAGTACTAACGAAAAACTGACAGCCGCACGAGTAAAAAATTTAGCTACAAACATTAAACGGGCTAAAGTGTCAACAATTTTTGCTGAGGAAGCAATTAATCCTAATTTGATTGAATCTGTAGCTACAGAAGCTGAGGTGAAAATTTCTGACAGAAAGCTTTATGCTGAGGGACTTGGTGAACCAGGAAGCGACGGAGATACTTATCAGAAAATGATGATTGCCAATACACGCACAATTGCAGAAGGGCTAGGAGGGACTTATTTGATGTTTGAAGCAAAAGCTGCTAGATAGCTAGAACATCAATTCAGTAATTCTAGAAAGCAGTACCGTTCAGTTAATTCTAAAATCCTTGGTAGAGACGCGTTAGCGTAGCCCAGTAAAATTTCGCGTCTCTACAGTTCTAAAATTCAGTACCAAAAATCCAAAATCTAAAATTAGCTTACCATCCCCAAGTACCAGGAGCGCCTTTGAATGGCCCAACAATATCACTGGTAATCCAACCGCCGTAGAAGTTACCTGGTTGGGGTTGCACCTCTTCGCCATTCACATAGCATTTATCCATGACATGAGCATAAAAAGCTACATAGTCTTTCATAGATTCAAACGCTGGTGTGGGGTTTGGGTAGAACCAAGCAACATTATGAACTTCTTTATCACCAACTCGGATTGTGTAGTAACTAGCACTTCCTTTCCATTCACAAAAGCTAGATTGCGGTGTCAAATGTAGATATTCAATTTTGATATCCGCAGGAGGAATGTAGTAAGAAGGAGGATGACTGGTTTCTAAAACACGTTTGGCGCTGTGAGTATCTGCAATTATTACTTCATTAAAGATTATTTGGATATGTTTGCTTGTGTCCTCCAGACGAGGTGGACGGGGGTAATCCCAAACTGATTCTTGTCCGGGAGCGGGTTCGATGCGTTGAGAATTAACCATCTTAAAATCTTGATGTGAGTGATGAATTTGCGTCACCGAACAGTCTGTCATAAATATCGGTTTTACCGAAGAAGAATTCAGAAGCCAGAATCCAGAATAAATTTTGTGCGACTGGATAGAGAATCGAGGTTTAAATCTCCCGATTTTAAACGCGCGTGATATTAAATTCTTTGGCTTGCTGAATTGCGGTATGAATCCTTGTAGAGACGTTGCATTGCAACGTCTCTACAAGGATTTTAATATCATGCAAAATCATTTGCATACATGGAATCAGCAACGCCAATTCTTTTCTCTGTGACTATTAGACATCTCCAGAAATTAAATATGCGTTACCCAGAACCCTTGTAGAGACGTAGCAATGCTACGTCTCTACATTCTTTTTCGGAGATGTCTATTACCCCTGACTTAATTGCTGGGGTATTCTGAATTCTGTTTTCAGCAGGACTTCTCATCGTACCTCTTTAAGAGCATCAACTTGCTTGGTAAACAACTCAGTGAATAAACTAAGCACAGTCCGTTCTTCGCGCACTTTTATATTGGCACTGATGGACATACCTGATTGCAAGTTAACGTTTTTACCCTTAATTACTAGGGATTGCCTATCTAATGAGACTTTTGCCGGAAATCTATAAAACTGATGGGTTTGATCTGGCGGTAATGCGTCTGAGCCTATGCCAGTCACTTCTCCCTTGATATCGCCAAACTCGCTGTAAGGAAAGGAGTCAATTCTTACATCGACTTTCATGCCTTTTCGCACAAACCCAATATCTTTGTTAGTGATGAAAACTTCAGCTATATAGTTTTCATTGGGGACAATTTGCAGCAGTTTTGTCGTGGGATTCGCCACAAAACCAGGGTTTTTTGCTTGCAAATCGAAAACTGTGCCAGCTACAGGGGCACGGAGTTCTTGATATCTAACGTTTAACTGTGTTTGAGATATTTTACTATTTACATCCGCCAAACGTTGCTCATTATCTAGGAGAACTTTGCTGAATTGGCTATCGATTGTGGCAATACGCTGTTTGTTCTCGCCTATCTTATCCAAAATATTTTTATCAGAAACAGCGACCGTATTACTTAACTCTTGTTGTCCTTTTTCTATATCAAACTGGAGGCGTTTTAGTTCCTCACCTAGTTGTGCTACTTCTGCTGTGCGGTTTTGGACTTCTTGTTGCTGATTGAGATACTGAAGTTGAGAAATACCACCTTCTTCTGCTAATATCTTCAGTTTCCCTAAAATTCCCTCTTGAATAGCTAAACTTGCTTTGCTATCTTCAAGCTTAATTTGATTTTGACTAAGTTGTTTTTTGGTTTTTTCTACTTCTAGCCGCGCTGCTGAGGAACGGGAGTCTAATTCCTTTTTAGCAACTCTTAAAAGTTGTTGTTCGTCAATTCCTACCTCAGAAGATTGACCAGAATTTTTTAATTGAGTCCGAAATAATTCATTTTCTGCTACTAAGGCTGCCCGACTTTTTAACAGAAAAGCTGTTTCTGGTGGCAAACTGCCGCGCAAATATAACAGTTCAGATCCTGTGGCAGTACTTGCACCCATTAATCGGCGATAAATCTGGTTTTCTTTAATTAATGCAACACGAATTTTATTTAAAGAATTTAATTCGGCTACCGGGGCGATGGAATCAAATGTTAGCAGTAAATCTCCTGGCTTGACTTCTTGTCCATCTTTAACGTTAACTGTTTTCACAACTCCACTAACAGGAGCCTGAACTTCTTTAATTGTTCCTTGCGGCTTTAATTGCCCTGCTGCTGGCACTACTTGCTCAATTTTGGCAAAATAAGCCCAAGCAATTGCAAAGCAGGCTAGCCCCATGAGTGTAACCATGATTGTACGCGACCAAATTGGGGATTGGCGCAAGACAATGGATTGCTCAAATTCTTGATTGTTTGAGTTACTTAAAGACTCTTGAGCAGCTTTCTGTTGTTTTGTAAGTACCCGTGAATCTTGCTTGAGTCCGTTTTTCTGATTGCCATTTTTCTGATTGCCGTTGAGGTGATTCCCATTAATTTGAGTCATAACGATTTAGGGTTTTGGATTTTGGTTTTGGATTTTTTGTAGGGTGGGCAATGTTTACTACTAATGCCAAAAACATTTGCCCTCAGCAATGACTAAATTACAAGTTCACATCTTGTTGCTGATACAGGTAATAATAATGACCTTTTGTAGCCATTAATTCTTGATGGCTGCCTTGTTCTATTACCCTGCTATTATCCATGACAACAATCATATCTGCATTACTTACGGTGTTCAACCGGTGAGTAATAAAGAATACTGTATCACCCTTGAACGCTTTGGCTAAATTGAGACATATTTGCCGTTCTGTGGGATAATCTAATGCGCTAGTTGCTTCATCTAAAACCAGTAACTTTGGTCTTTGTAAAACTGAACGAGCGATCGCAATTCTTTGTCGTTGTCCACCTGAAAGTGCAGAACCCCGTTCTCCTACCCGCGTGTTGTAACCGTTGGGTAAGTTCATGATAAACTCGTGGGCGCACGCCACCTGAGCCGCTTCGATAATTTCTTCGGTTGTGGCATCGGGATTGGTTAGGGCAATATTTTCCTGAACGCTGCCGTCAAATAACAATGTTTCTTGGGGAACTACGCCAATTTGTCGACGCAGTGAATAAAGTTCTACTTTGGCAATATCATAACCATCAATTAAAATTCTGCCAGACTCAGTTTCGTAAAGTCTCAGCAGTAATTTCATCATCGTACTTTTACCAGACCCGCTTTGGCCGACGATGCCGATAAATTTACCTGGCTCAAATTCTAAGTTGACGTTAGAAAGTTGCAGAGGGCCGCTTGTGCCAAACCGGAAGGAAACATTTTCATATTTCACTGCTCCTTTGATCGTCGGTAAAGGTATATTGTAGCGGTCTGTTTCCCCTTCTTGTGGCGTATCGACAATATCGCTTAAACGCTCTAACGACAAGGCAGTTTCTTGGAAGCTTTGCCAGAGTTGAGCTAAACGCAATATTGGGCTGGTGACGTAACCCGATATAATCCTAAAGGCAATTAATTCGCCTAAAGTTAATTCACCTTGGAGTACTAAATAAGCCCCTACCCACAAAACTAGTAAGCTGCTGAGTTTGTTGAGAAAGTTGCTAGTAGAATTGGCGAGGGTGGAAGTGACAACTGTTTTAAAACCAGCCGCGACAAATCTGGCGTAACGCTCTTGCCAGGAAAAGCGCGATCGCAATTCGATATTTTGCGCTTTTACTGTTTGAATTCCTGACATCACCTCTACTAAATAAGATTGAGTTTCGGCGTTGCGTTCGGCTTTGGCACGTAATTGTCTGCTAATGGTGGGAGAAGCAATTAAGGTGATTACCACAAACACGGGAATTGTGCTTAAGCCGACTAAGGTGAGTTGCCAACTGTAAATCAGCATCACACCGATATAGACGACTGAAAATAGAGCATCTAACCCCACTGTTAAGGCAGTACCCGTGAGGAATTGGCGGATATTTTCTAGTTCGTTGACGCGAGTAGAAAGTTCACCCACCGGTCGGCGTTCAAAGTAGCGCAGGGGTAGGCGTAGTAAGTGATCGATGATTTGCGACCCTAAACCCATATCGATCCGGTTGGTAGTATCGACAAATAAGTAGGTTCGTAAGGTAGTCAACACTGCTTCAAATAGCCCGACTACTAAGAGCAAAACTCCCAAAATATGTAATGTGCCAATACTATTTTGAGTGATAACTTTGTCGATAATTAACTGAACGACTAGCGGATTTGCCAACGCTGCCAACTGCACGAAAAAGGAAGCGATAAAGACTTTCTATCAGGACTCGACGGTGCTTTGACAAATAGGGTATAAACCACCGTAAACTAAAGCGTTCTTGGGGTGTTTCTTTGGTAGCAGTGAGCAATAATACCCTAACTTTAGGCGGAAAGTCGGTTGGATCAACATCTAAATTTTCAACCAATTGAGCGGGTTTACAGCGCACAATTCCTTGAGATGGCACACCTACAACCATCACATTGGCATCCGCTTCATATAAAACGGCAAAACTATCACCATAGCGAATCAATGCCGGTGTGGGAATGCGCGTTACTGAAGCGACTGGTAGTTCGATTAACTGCGCCTTAAGTCCGATTAATTCTGCCAGATAAGCAGTAACTTGAAACGATATAGTTCCTTGACGCTTGACTTGCTCAGTTAAGATGCGGCGAACCACTTCTCGGCGAAACGGCATTTCTAGGTGCTTCGCGATCATTTGGAAGCAGACGAAGGCTGTATTTAGTTCTCCCTTACCACCAAAAAACGGGTATTTTTGTTTTGAGGAATTTTTTGAGTTTTGGGGGGCTGTCTGTGGAACTACTTCGTCTGATGCGTAGGGAATAACATCTAGGTCGTTGGCGCTTTCTCTATCTATTCTGGTTTCAGTTACCGCAAGTTCTATCTCATGACTATCTTCCAAAATCAAATCTGACGGATGTATACCAAGCAACCGTGCAGGATTTTGACTTATGACCTGGATTTTGTCTCTGTCGTCTTCCCATTCTAGGCGATCGCTAGGTGAGAAATTCGTGACTGCACCACCGCCACTCACAAACCAAACGCTTTTGCTATCTAGTTGGTTGAACGGGGTCTTTCCTGAAGGGAGATAATGGATTTTCGCGTGTGGTAAGGCTTTTTCTGTCAGTTCTCTAAGGTTTAAAGTAGCGATCGCTTGCTTTTGCCAATAGGAACCGAGGATATCGAAAACTTCTACTAAATAACTGCGATTTTTGCGGGCTTCGGCAAAGGCTGGGTATGAAGCCAGAAAGCTAAAATATGCTGCTGCACTCAAGGTTAAACATACTACTTCGGTGGAGGCGATCGCTGTTTCACAGGCGACATCACGCAACAAACCGATTTCGCCGATAATTTCCCCTGGTTGCAATAATTTTAGGGTGATTGGCATTTGCGTCTGGGGGTCGTATCCCAACAGCCGCACTTGTCCCTCATAAATTATGGTGATGCGTTCCGGGAGACTTTCTTTACCGATGATTTTCTGACCTATGCGGTAGCGCCAGGCTTGTAGCTGTTCTGATAAATTAGCGATCGCTCCATCTGGTAACTGATCAAACCCTTCTAGGGTGGTGAGAAATTCGGGAAAAGTGCTTTTAATATAAGTCATATAAAATCAAGTAGAAGGTAAAAGTTGAGGAATAAAGTCGAGAATATTTAGGTAGTATCTCTTTTACTAACAGTGGTAGTGTTTGCTTTTATGCCAGCAGTGGTAATACTTCTGTAGCATTCACTGTGTCTAAATATGTAAAAGTACAGAGGGTCACTTATTCTAATTACATACCTGCATTCACATCACAGAGTTCCTACTGTTATACATTGTTCAAAACAAAGATAGTGTAAATAGATCGAGGACAAGTTATCACTTGGTTAAGATTACATAATTTATACAAGTCTAAAATCAATAATTTAGCATTGCTGTAAGTATGCAACAGGTCTAATCATTTCAAACTAATACATAGAAACCCGGTTGTTTAACTTAGCGTCGCACATCTGAATTTATGATA encodes the following:
- a CDS encoding TPM domain-containing protein, translated to MQSCFWRRILVSIAVFFLAGSIWVMHSPPALAYDNPELLPNIFTPVVDLAKSLPVLQEEKLVKDLEQFEVDTGWKLRVLTQYDRTPGRAVIKYWGLDDKSILLVADSRGGNILSFSVGDAVYELLPRTFWIELQTRFGNLYFVREQGEDQAILQALESVKGCLLKGGCNVVPGLPREQWILTLISSIIGGIICGFAAQPREKGQIFAWQWALIFSPLWGILFLAFGIGPVVTRTSDWLPLTRNISGFLIGVLVAYLSPVFSRSSSSNEL
- a CDS encoding DUF2281 domain-containing protein, with the protein product MTNKELLIQEIETLPPELLTEALDLIRSIKVNYTKKELELGMLKPIPPSDSRKTSSEKEQLTYRPASGRSILRHAGTWEGDDFEECLQAVYATRGQAKFDEENLFE
- a CDS encoding YtxH domain-containing protein, yielding MSNNRSGVFIGGLMLGATIGALTGLLVAPRTGRETRKILKKSANAIPELAEDLSTSVQIQADRLSASALRNWDDTLDRLREAIAAGVDASQRESQDLKRQTSVDDSDSLPQQLERS
- a CDS encoding precorrin-8X methylmutase, whose product is MEWHVTDAQSLAIIDSEIDTHVFSPAEYEIVRRIIYATADFEYKSLIRFSERALQAGAAALAARTTIVVDVPMVQVGIAYDIQNTFANPVYCSMEALTRPQKEKTRAAWGIETLAKRYPEGIFVIGQAQTALTALVDLIEAEEIRPALIIATPVGFASGDEAKERLQDSLVPHITIDSRKGNAVVAAAIVDGLVDLAWQAYGQDGNRGN
- a CDS encoding HlyD family efflux transporter periplasmic adaptor subunit — encoded protein: MTQINGNHLNGNQKNGNQKNGLKQDSRVLTKQQKAAQESLSNSNNQEFEQSIVLRQSPIWSRTIMVTLMGLACFAIAWAYFAKIEQVVPAAGQLKPQGTIKEVQAPVSGVVKTVNVKDGQEVKPGDLLLTFDSIAPVAELNSLNKIRVALIKENQIYRRLMGASTATGSELLYLRGSLPPETAFLLKSRAALVAENELFRTQLKNSGQSSEVGIDEQQLLRVAKKELDSRSSAARLEVEKTKKQLSQNQIKLEDSKASLAIQEGILGKLKILAEEGGISQLQYLNQQQEVQNRTAEVAQLGEELKRLQFDIEKGQQELSNTVAVSDKNILDKIGENKQRIATIDSQFSKVLLDNEQRLADVNSKISQTQLNVRYQELRAPVAGTVFDLQAKNPGFVANPTTKLLQIVPNENYIAEVFITNKDIGFVRKGMKVDVRIDSFPYSEFGDIKGEVTGIGSDALPPDQTHQFYRFPAKVSLDRQSLVIKGKNVNLQSGMSISANIKVREERTVLSLFTELFTKQVDALKEVR
- a CDS encoding metal ABC transporter solute-binding protein, Zn/Mn family → MTIGFVGCGNQAARTTFIETSTQVNENLPQVVATTSVLCDLTRQVAGNTVNLTCLIPPTANPQFYKPKQEDRKAIEQANLILYTGYNFEPNLIKLIKATKNPAPKIAVGQVAVSKPQKFQVGGKNVTDPHVWHNSKNTIRMVEVINSNLRKLESSNAETYSRNTKKITNELTQLDKWIKSRIASIPAKKRKLVTTSDALGYYAKAYSISLAGGLQSISTNEKLTAARVKNLATNIKRAKVSTIFAEEAINPNLIESVATEAEVKISDRKLYAEGLGEPGSDGDTYQKMMIANTRTIAEGLGGTYLMFEAKAAR
- a CDS encoding type II toxin-antitoxin system VapC family toxin — its product is MYLLDTNHCSAIILGKPDVIRRVNEVGENNIATCVIVQGELTFMMEKSQRKENNLVRLTEFLEDIRTYHVTEEIATIYGQIKAVLFNRFAPKDKNKRRKTKIVDLGFDENDIWIAAIALQNNLTVVSSDSDFLRIQQVRTFSLSSWV
- a CDS encoding DUF427 domain-containing protein translates to MVNSQRIEPAPGQESVWDYPRPPRLEDTSKHIQIIFNEVIIADTHSAKRVLETSHPPSYYIPPADIKIEYLHLTPQSSFCEWKGSASYYTIRVGDKEVHNVAWFYPNPTPAFESMKDYVAFYAHVMDKCYVNGEEVQPQPGNFYGGWITSDIVGPFKGAPGTWGW
- a CDS encoding DUF948 domain-containing protein, whose translation is MIEPLFWLGLSLLLVATSLTAVLVAAIPALQELARAARSAEKLFDTLSRELPPTLEAIRVTGLELTDLTDDVSEGVKSATQVVKQVDKSLDTARIQAQNLQVGTRTIFVGVKAAWRNFTRQKPVRRTSDRLPSSEKPPLTLREREALKQENRRIKAEVYHANDSYSDAASWETNFDDGD